ttgtacattttcccccttcctgcgtgagtttcacccccacaacccgaagattggccacgctaaattgcccttaatagaAACAAAAGATTTGGctgttggaaatttaaaaaaaattgtatcgACCCTGAAACCATATCTTTCAACCTCACAACATATCCCAGTGTCATTCCAAAACGAATCCCACTCTGCATCAGCTCACTGCAACCCTATAGTAATCAAAATTACTCCCAGTGCTCAATCGCTGTCCGTCGACATTCAGAAATCCGAAAAATAGTAATGATGCGCCTAATAGGTATTTCCCTCGTTTTGGTTCTGTAACCACCTTCTTCGCAGATATATCCTTCACAACTCCCGTATCTCTGTCAGTAATGCTGCCACTGTCACTCCTGGCGATGTAAATTGAAGGATACAACCAGATTACATTACTTCCCATTGCTTCCCTCAGTTGTTCTTCCAAGTGGGGTTTAATCGCCAAGAGGTTTATTTTACATCTGCAGTAAAAAGCAGACCGCCTCTGGTCATTCTAACTTGCGGGTGGGATAAGACCTACGGAGAAACGCTGGCAAAGGAGTCTACAAATCATGATTTATGGGTGTGGCTATATTACTCTGTTGTTTGAAAGGTCGGCGGGGCACCTCTCCTAGTTTTGGCAAAAGCCCCCAGATCTTACAGTGGTAGACATTGCGGGGTCGGCTGTGCGAAGGCGTACTTTAGTAATTGTCGGTGACTATTTTGATATCGAATGGCCCACCTGGCTTTATTCCTTTCAAACTTTCTGTAGCGGTTTGTTGCAACTCAATGGTTTGTTTGGGAATTTCCaaaggcagttcagagtcaacaacattgctatgggtctggagttacatagaGATCAGACCCAGTATGGGTGACAGGTTTCTATCCTTAAAGGATATTAGCGACAGTAGAGAagtgacagtccaaagatgtgcgggttaggtggattggccatgctaaattgcccatagtgtcctaaaaaaagtaaggttaatgggggggggggggttgttgggttacgggtatagggtggatacgtgggtttgagtggggtgatcatggctcggcacaacattgagggccgaagggcctgttctgtgctgtactgttctatgttctatgaactacaTCATTTTCAAAACTTCCAATCTGACAGGTTAGATGTCACCATTAATGAGACTCACTTCTGTGCTGagatttatttattaattgaCTTTAAATTCTTCCTGTCAACCATGATGGGAGTGGAAATCGTGTCCTCAAAGCATTGCTCTGGGCCATTGGATTGGTAGCCCAATAACATTAACTCCTGTTATGTTGGCGTtaaggggtgtgggtgagagtacCGATGGTCCCCACTCTATGCGTTACTGGTATGCGGTTGAGAGTACTGATGGTCCCCACTCTATGTGTTACTGGTGTGCACTACAACAAACCGTCTTCCATTGGAACATTTGTGACCTGAAAATGTAGAGCAGGGGATTCAGGACGGTGTTAAGAGAAGTGATAGCCCAGGTATACGGCCGAATGTTACAAATGTACCACCTCACAATTTCCCCCCTAGAATCCAGCAGGTTCcttaaaataaaagaaagttcAATGACGTGAAATGGAGCAAAACATAAAAGCAGGAGAGCCAAAATCGCCAAAATGGTTCTCAGCACTTTCTTCTTCATCATTTCCATGGACTCCTTCCCAGCTCCAACTTCAATCAGTTTCTTTGCGCTCAGGGCATAGCAGGTCAATAGGATTAGGATTGGGATGAAAAATACAACCAATTCGGTACACAAAATAAGCACCAGGTTCCGCTCCCAGATTGAAACCTGAGCTCTGCATGAAAATGGGTTGTCCAATGTGCCTTTCCGGTGGAAAAAGATCAGAACACCCAGGGTCAAAAATGTCAGCCAAGCTGTTAATGACAGAACAACGTAATATCGGGGTTTTCTCCATGCATGAAACGTGATGGGGTGGACAATAGCGATGTATTGGTCAACAGCAATGCAGGTCATGAAGGCTGGGTTGCCGTAAAGACTGATTACGTTGGTGATAACGTCGATAAAACCAAGTAGCTGTACTGAAATGAATGAATGTTCAATTTCCAATATGGCAATTCCGGAAGCCAGGATAATCAAGATGTTCATGATGATTAGGTCGAGCAGGAGGACATCAGTTGGTGATGAAAACTGCTTCTTCCGTATGATGTGCCACAGTGCAATTGCATTCCCAATGATTCCCAAAACAATGCACAGGACGAGGAAAAGGGGAATCACACGCAGGTGCACCATGAAGTTGGATTCATTGGCGTTATCCGTTGGTTGTCCAATGCTATCATTTCCAGTCTGATTGGTGAGTGTTGCGTTCCAAGTCCCAATAATCGCCATTTGATGTTCTAGCGAACAATAAAGACAGCCAATTAAAAATATGGAGAAACTCCGAGTGGATATTGCACAATAAAGGTTCAGGTTTTAGTCTCAGATTATTGACTGTTGAAGGAATACATTGGGTCCGAAAGCCAttcttcctctctcactctttcagtCTTATAAAAGTCACATCTGCAAACTGTGCACACCAATAGTACTGAATGATTCACGTGGCAAATTAATGCAGGATTGCGGAGATCGTGAATTAATCTGAACCCTGGAAATGTACAGATACGCAGAACGCTGTTCAATTGTGAAATTTCATGCATTGCTCCGTCTGAAACCGTGATCTATTTCTGTCAGTGTGTTTCAGTCAACCTCGCTTAGATATATGTCTTCCTATTTCTATGTCTTCCTATGTCttccttacgtcagtggtagggaaattactggagataattcttcgagacaggatctattcccatttggaagcagatggacgtattagtgagaggcagcatgatttatgaaggggaggtcgtgtctcacgaacttgacagagtttttcgaagacatcataaaaatgattgatgcaggtcgggcagtggatgttgtctatatgggcttcagtaaggcctttgacaaggaccctcatggtggactggtacaaaaggtgaagtcacacgggatcaggggggagttggcaaggtggatacagaaatggctaggtcacagaaggcagagagtagcaatggaagggtgcttttctaattggagggctgtggctagtggtgttccgcagggatcagtgctgggatctttgctgttcatagtatatataaatgatttggaggaaactgtaactggtctgattagtaagtttgcagacgacacaagcttggtggaattgcggatagcgatgagggctgtcagaggatacagcaggatttagatcgtttggagacttgggcggagagatggcagatggagtttaatccggacaaatgtgaggtaatgcattttggaaggtctaatgcaggtagggaatgtactgtgaatgatagaaccctcaagagtattgacagtcagagagatcgaggaGGTGGATAGGTCCACTGGTCACggaaaggggcaatacaggtggagaaggtagtcaagaaggcacacggcatgctttccttcattggccggggcattgagtataagaattggcaagtcatgttgcagctgtatagaaccttagttaggccacactttgagtatagtgttcaattctagtcgccacactatcagaaggatgttgaggcttgagagagggtgcagaagagatttaccaagatgttgccttgtatggagggcatttgctatgaggagcggtggaataaactcgatttgttctcactggaacgacggaggttgaggggtgacctgatagaggtctacacaattatgattGGCAtatacagagtggatagtcagaagcttttccccagggaagaggggtcaattactagggggcatagttttaaggtgcgaggagcaaggtttagagtagatgtacgaggcaagttttttacacagagggtagtgggtgactggaactcggtgctggagttggtggtggaagcagggacgatagtgacatttaaggggcatcttgataaatacatgaacaggatgggaatagagggatacagacccaggaagtgtagaagattgcagttttgtcaggcagcatggtcggcatgggcttggagggccgaatggcctgttcctgtgctgtacttttctttgttctgtgttatTATCTAGGCATTGGtatttagaataatgagaggtaACCTTATTGAAATACATAATGTATTGAGGGTACATGTTGCGGTTAATACACGGGGAGTGTTTCCTTGCGCGAGAAGACTCAACTAGgggcacagtttaagaataagtatTCTACATTTTAAATAGGAATTAGGCCATTTTGTTCTCTCAGGCGGTCATTAGTCTGCGGAATTCTCATAATTCACCCCAAgaaagtaatgaaatgaaatgaaaatcgcttattgtcacgagtaggcttcaatgaagttattgtgaaaagcccctagtcgccacattccggcgcctgtccggggaggctggtacgggaatcgaaccgtgctgctggcctgcttggtctgctttaaaagccagcgatttagcccagtgagctaaaccagacaatGGAAGTTGTGTCtttaaatttattcaaggctgagttggatAGATTGTTGATAGTTAAGGGAACCACgggtgctggctggggtgggggcgggattacAGACAGGAAGATGgaattgagaccacaatcagatatACGAAGAGTAGGTTGACTGGCGGAGTAGGCTAAAGGGCCAGATAGCCCACACTTGCTTGCAAACCATTTGATTATATGCCAGAATTAATTGCATTCTTGGTGGCCTGTCCCTCAAAGGGATGTTATTTAGAGAAAGGTGTATCTCAATTTCTCTGCCTCGGGGTAATATCCGTCTGTTGACTGAAATATGccagccgctgccctgcatggatGTGCTGCCGCAGGCACGATGGCACAATGATTAGTCCAGCTCCttgacagtgtcagggtccctggttcaattctgacctttgaTGACTGTTTGTATGGAGTTTCCACTTTACCCTGTTTCTGTCTGGCCTTTCTGCggctgctcccacagtccaaagttgcgcAGGTTGGGTGCACTGTCCGCCTTGGgtaaggttatggggatggggtgggacagTGGACCTGGGGCGGAgctctctttcagatggtcggtggagATTCACATGTTCTGGTGGAATTTGTTTTAATTCCCGATCCATTATCTgccttttattctccattttttcTTTTCTTCATACTCACCTTGATACTTCCACTCTTTCTGTTCCCACTGCTTGATAATATTTGAGAATCTAAATGCTCAACAACTGCTAAC
The window above is part of the Scyliorhinus canicula unplaced genomic scaffold, sScyCan1.1, whole genome shotgun sequence genome. Proteins encoded here:
- the LOC119959542 gene encoding mu-type opioid receptor-like is translated as MAIIGTWNATLTNQTGNDSIGQPTDNANESNFMVHLRVIPLFLVLCIVLGIIGNAIALWHIIRKKQFSSPTDVLLLDLIIMNILIILASGIAILEIEHSFISVQLLGFIDVITNVISLYGNPAFMTCIAVDQYIAIVHPITFHAWRKPRYYVVLSLTAWLTFLTLGVLIFFHRKGTLDNPFSCRAQVSIWERNLVLILCTELVVFFIPILILLTCYALSAKKLIEVGAGKESMEMMKKKVLRTILAILALLLLCFAPFHVIELSFILRNLLDSRGEIVRWYICNIRPYTWAITSLNTVLNPLLYIFRSQMFQWKTVCCSAHQ